ACACAGAAATAAGAACCTAATGGGTAATGTCACAcgtactaaattaaaaaaatatatattatgcaaATATGCAGTTTGGTTTGGATTTTTCAACTAGAAATCAAAACCGAACCAAACCGTTcggtttctataaaaaaaaaaccaaactaatccaaaaattcatggtttggtttggatttcaattattttttttttgcggtTTGCGATTTTTCGTTTGGGTTGGTTCGGTTTTGAACACCCCTACTAACAATGTGGTATATTCTtctaacaaataattataaatatatatatatatatatacattgttaaattgtatattataaatgtctttccaaatttaaaaacataattaactatagaattttaaatatttgttaacgAATATAttcctttctaattttaattttactaataatGATAGGATAAAATAAGTGCATGCGTTAACTTTGACCCTCTAATTATAGGTGGTATTAATTCTATTCTTCTAGCATAGTAAGAATATAATAAAAGGcatgttttcaataaaagaccCTCTAATTATAGGTGGTATTAAATATTTGTGCTTTCTCTGGTAGTCTTAAAGTTGAGTTGTTCGGAATTGTTTTGCATCTTCACTATCCCTTGGTGCAGCTGATCTAGAATCTTATTATTAGAGACCAGCCATGCATGGACGATCACTTTCAATTATAGTAGCAAAATAAATGAATgcctataaaattaaaaataaatgagttgTTTTGGACCAACCTATAATTGAGCCAAATGATAGTTTCAATGTTGAGATTTTAGAATATTCTAGTAAGTAATTCTCTAGTCAAAAGTATACATTTTATGGATTCATGCACCATGTGACATTGTTATAGGACCAACTTAACTTAACTCATGCCTTATAAATATCTAGAATATTGCTAATTAACTTCGGTCTCTGTGTTATTTCTTTAGAATATACATTGATTTTACGTGCTTGTGATTTCGgttctcaagaaattcacacaatGAAAGATTATGAATTTGAAACTTTCtacacaaaaaaatattcttttaaacgAGAATATTCATGTGTGGATGGCAGCTAAGGATAAGCCTCATGAAAATCATTCCTCTTAATTGCTTTCGATTCCAAAGCTTTAATTTGGATTACTTTTTTCGATAACAGTtggttatatttctttttatgttatttgttaTGGACGAGTGTTCTCGGGTTGTCACTTTGGCTCTAACATAATGAGGTTGTTTATGTtgcttcttataatttaattattttttatataaaagttgcTTATACAAGTAACTACCACCAAGgtgacttaaaaataaaaaaataattatttaagtgaaataaagtttttttgtgaacaattaaataaaagtaagcttattaaaaatagattttattgCACTTTTAGTATATCTGTATCATAATTGTattattttagtccttcaaattttaattacatcaaTTGAATATTCATTTAATAGACAATAGTATTCTTTTTATGATGATGTACTTAAAGAACCAATTggaaaattacataattattttatttgaagggtCCAATTTATATAATCGGAATATGATAGATTAATTGCACATTCCTGACAATAATACTTAGAATATTCAAttgaaacaattaaaatttatcgtACTAAAACTATATAATTGtaatacacaaaaataaaaaataaaataattattcaaaatattttaaaattttcaattgagTTGTAGACCGTTGAAGTGAAAATCATTGAATATTCTTAAACCCTATAGAGTGACAACGGGCCTACCAAAACAGAGTTAAAAATGATAGAGTTCTTTTTATTAGAGATGCTATTAGCAAAAGTCTTTAAGGCCTTAAGGGTCAAGTGACAAGTCCTGACAGATATGAGAAtgggcattttttttttaagaattattaatataatatttgatttatacaaatatatttaaaaatacaatctAATATACTTTAAACGGGATCGGACATCCGTTCACAACGAATGAtcgataaataaattaaatgacttATGGCCggagttaattaaatttttttaaaaaggactTTTAACTgataataaatcattttttaatccaTTCTccataaatcaatttaaaatttgtccAATTTATCCATTTTACATCTATAAGTGCTCAAAAGTAACCATtgccaagatttttttttattcagattACTTTTCTTGATTCAGTTGCCAAGATTGATTTAGTaactttatcatttattattataaaaatttattttttaaaattaatattattaaaaagaatgttttcttgtattttaataaaCCGGAAAGTCTtgcactaaaaaaattaaacatgaaaatctttaattttatggtttttttctttcaaaaaacttTAAATCATTATCTATCCTAAACAGTGCATGAAAGAAAGAAGTGAGACAAAACAAGTTTCACAAGCCAACGAACATAGTTTAATTAGCACGTGAAACATGCAGCTAGCAGGGCCAGGTGTCAACAGCTCTCATAAGCTCCAATGCTTTATAAACGTGGAAACTATTCATATACACTATTTTAGCTtgctttttataatttcacgttaaaaatctgattttaaatttaaaattaattataaaatcaatttttaaaaattaatttaatcaatatatattCATCTAAACACtattaagttataatattttattttgaaagcaTAGGATAGCGATGTACAGTAGAATGCTGATCACATGCATTTCCGTGGTGACAATGCTGGAATACCCGTAGGCATGCATGCAGCAACAAGTGGTCAAACACTTTGAACGACAAATAGATACGTAGACGGAACTTTGGTGCATTGCACATAAACCTTTCCCATTCACTGTTCTGTTCAACCCTAGCTATCTCCATCCTTTCTAGCTCTCAATTTCTCCCTCACTTCTCAAATATGGAATGAGACACAAAAGACAACCCCacccaaaaagaaaaagtctCATGTTGAGAAATTGAAAGGATAATGTAGACAAATTTGTGTTTTATAAAAGCTTAAGGAGGACGCTTTTCACTCtttcttcaaattatttataaaagactgaaagtatttataattttgtaagaaagaaaaaactaattCTAACTGTTAATGAGCTTCATAGTTCACACCACCAAAGCTTTTAAAACTTCATTGGTCATTAAATTGATTCGTTAACAATTACAATTAGAaactaattaaatcaatataattaaaataaatatcgactaatataatattatactattatatatatctataatttgaatataaggttttttaattaaaaaaatcaataattttttaaaggaacCAATTTTGATTGGTttgcttaattttaaactaGTTTAACCAATTTTATACCgatttttttgttggaccaaTATTGAGGTTGTTGAGGTAATTCAAACCGGCTTGGTGATGATCAATTTAACTGGCCAGTTTGATGCAACTGGCAAATATTATTTCAACATTAAAGCAAGGGGGAAATATGATTCATATTTAACAtttcgtttttttttgttgttattatgcTCGTATGAAATAAGTTTCTCTAGAGTGAGTTTTTCTTTAAAAGTAAGTAGAGTCATGTCTACTATAAGATTTTAGTAAACTAAAATCTCGATATACttcaaattaaatcaataaaaaattaataaataattatttatacactttaaaaataaacattttgcaGAACAACTTTATCCTTTCCTAACTTACACATGTAACTTTCTATTTAAAGAGAGTATTTGAGAATGCTTCGCTGCTTTGTGCTTTTATTTGAACTGACAAAATGGCTCATCATTTATATAActcttttaaaacattttaataatttcttgttaaaatttatgaaaataaacttTTTCCATCTCATTCAAGCAAAgtttatgattaaatttatgacattattttttttataataatagtttatatactaaacttttaattaaactaattatccGAACATAATCAAATTCTCAGTCCACTCTAAGATTCCAACTatgtatttgaaatgtaaacAGGAAATGCAACATTTTCTACGTGCATGCTTAAATTCATGTTAAATTATCAGAAATTACGTTGagatcaaattattatttttcaattgtttttaataattagtttgcctaaatttttaataagtagCAGAACCAGATATGGGTTAACGAATTATGccgtttaaataaattttgtaaaacatAATTCGTGTGCATGGTTATAATTTTGACAATTAATTCTAGCgatgttattaatatatttgtcaCCTATTTAATTTTAACCAGCTAGGATAACTTAAAATCATGCATAGACCTCTTGAACAATTTGAATTGAAAGCCAAATTATATGTGAAATATATagctcatttttctcttctaatttttattattatttttaattgagttttcATACGAGACATTCAAAAATTAGAACCCCATCACACTAACTTGTGGAAAATTTAAGACATGCTTATTATTTCAACATATGTAATAGCGGAACAAGACTATGAATAGCAATCGACCTAGTGCAATGTTatatagtaataaataaattcatatgGTTGTTAAAACAAAGTCTGAAAACAGTCCGAAccgaaataaacaaatattgaagTACTAATAACAAACTTTATCACTGATCccagaaaaagcaaaaaaataaatcacattATTACAGCACAACTTGTACAATCACAAAAGTCCAGAGTCATTCAAGCCATTTGAAATGTTATACATCAATAACATGTTGCTGCCGTAAGTGTCCCTTTCATCTTCAGTGGTTCCGTTGACAAATGTCGCGGAAGATGATGAATTCAAAGTACTAATTGGGCTAGAAGATGAGGGTGTGGACGATAACAGTGaacttaaattgaaatttggcgCCCCCTCGTTGTTGTTACACAAATTCTGATTTTCCAAGAGATTATTGTTGTATATAGAGTTGAACTTGGGAGAAGAGAAACGTTGCATAGCTGATGATGATTGGGCCATTGTTGGTAGATCAGATATGTGACCTTCACTATTATAGAGCCACAAATTTGGTAGTGTGTTTTGGTGGCTAAAAGGGGTAGCAATTGGAATGATGTGATTCTCTAATTTAGTTTTCATAACTTGGGATTCCATATTCAATGGATTGGAATTAGACTTAGCAATATGGTTTTCTTGAAGTGAGACATGGGGTTGGTTTGGTTGGAAGGCTTGTATAGAATCAAGTTGCATTTGGGAACATTGGGGTTGATTTTGCAATAAAGTGTCACTGTCACTAAGTTGGTTATTATTCAATACATCAGGGTTGTAATTTCTGTTTTGACATGATAGCAGGGTAGTGAGCAAACTTAGCATATGGCTTGGGTTTATCACTGATCTTCCAATTCCAGAAAGAGAAGGGTAGTTGAATTGGGGTGGTAAATTGTATAAAGATGTGTTGAGAATGGAGGCAAGTTGTAGAACATCAAGGCGAGGTGTGTGAGTCACAGGATCAATCCCCATCTTCAATAGCTTTTTCTTGATGTGAGTGTTCCAATAATTCTTGATCTCATTATCTGTTCTTCCTGGCAAGTTAGCAGCAATTGTAGACCACCTGTGGATGCAGGACAAAATTTTCCAATTAGATAGCAATAATTAAATTGCTGTGCTACAATgtgacaagaaaataatattattgtttgttattgtgtatataataatatatcattgaCTTTTTGCATAGTTGCCTAGCTACCATTCTCTAACTATAGTATGAATTTTAATGCATTTAAAGTCCATGCATTAGTTGGCGATTCTGTATATcatatattcaaattcaaaaaggtactctttttaatgcatttttaaAGTAGTGTGAGAAATACCCATTTACCAactagagaaaaaaagaagttagaATACTAATTAAGCAAAATAATGCAGTACTTGAATTCATCACTTACTTGTTTCCCAAAACACTGTGTAACTGAATgatggcttcttcttcttcgaatGAGAATCTCCCTCTCTTTATATCGGGCCTCAAGTAGTTTGCCCAGCGAAGCCGGCAACTCT
Above is a window of Glycine soja cultivar W05 chromosome 12, ASM419377v2, whole genome shotgun sequence DNA encoding:
- the LOC114379430 gene encoding transcription factor MYB41-like, with translation MAKSSSEKNGLKKGPWTPEEDQKLIDYIQKHGHGKWRTLPKNAGLKRCGKSCRLRWANYLRPDIKRGRFSFEEEEAIIQLHSVLGNKWSTIAANLPGRTDNEIKNYWNTHIKKKLLKMGIDPVTHTPRLDVLQLASILNTSLYNLPPQFNYPSLSGIGRSVINPSHMLSLLTTLLSCQNRNYNPDVLNNNQLSDSDTLLQNQPQCSQMQLDSIQAFQPNQPHVSLQENHIAKSNSNPLNMESQVMKTKLENHIIPIATPFSHQNTLPNLWLYNSEGHISDLPTMAQSSSAMQRFSSPKFNSIYNNNLLENQNLCNNNEGAPNFNLSSLLSSTPSSSSPISTLNSSSSATFVNGTTEDERDTYGSNMLLMYNISNGLNDSGLL